Below is a genomic region from Staphylococcus carnosus.
ATGATGTCTTTAGAGGCGGAGAATATAGTACTAAATTCCTTGAGCAAAATAATATTATGAATGAAGAATAGTTTATATGAGGAGGTAATAGCATGGTAAAAGTCTTAGATAATACTCATAAAGATTTAGGTAAAGTTGAAATTTCACCAGAAGTACTTATTTCTATTGCTAGCATTGCGACTTCAGAAATAGATGGATTACATGGACATTTTGCAGAATTAAAAAATGCTTCGCCTGAAAAGTTAAACCGCAAAAATTTAACAAGAGGTATTAAATTAGAAACAAAAGATGATGGTATCTATATAGATGTTTTCTGTGAATTCAAATATGGCATTAATATTTCTAAAACAGCTACGAAAATTCAAGAAACAATTTTCAATTCTTTAAGTACTATGACTACAATTGTACCTAAACAAATCAATATTCATATTACACATATTGAAGTTGAAAATAC
It encodes:
- a CDS encoding Asp23/Gls24 family envelope stress response protein, which translates into the protein MVKVLDNTHKDLGKVEISPEVLISIASIATSEIDGLHGHFAELKNASPEKLNRKNLTRGIKLETKDDGIYIDVFCEFKYGINISKTATKIQETIFNSLSTMTTIVPKQINIHITHIEVENTKK